Proteins co-encoded in one Bacteroidota bacterium genomic window:
- a CDS encoding T9SS type A sorting domain-containing protein: MKKQLLMFTVLSFFAIQLFSQVTVTGGSTATYSNVNAAFAAINAGTHTGAITIDITASTTEPLTPTPLAASGQGAANYTSIIIRPTVVASISGAPSSGRGVLEFDGADNITIDGDIIGGPVNRDLTIENTNAPNITATAAIRLIGRATLGLGATNYTITNCKIAGSTPGNDGLSGSTVTTSYGLYAGTNAANLTSSGTGNDYDNITVSNCEFTRAYFGLYIGGLTTATADNLNINNNIFGSAITSEKLSYRGIELNNATNSIISQNEILELKATSSISNAGISTLGGSSNLITISRNKIYGIWSTSTGGWGAYGVNLAGGNNHVVINNVIYDIITTNYNSTSTTFQAFGIRLASGTGHKIFYNSVNLFGALAGGSTTNCYSAAFVVTSTAITGIEVKNNIFNNIQTSTVTTPLFMAMWFPASYNFLNASINNNAYTVSNDAAHFVGRVGTVNYSTVSNWAAISQVNNPTNDNASVPPVNAGAPFISNTNLNFANNTVTPIESGAVTTTVTGIDHDAFTRPKTGVNANTNPDMGAYEFDGLAGVATDAGVAFLVSPATNGCYGAAENLVVSVKNYGTASISNIPVTVIVSGAATQTSNATYPGPLAAGASANFTVATLNMLTAGTYSFNAYTSLAGDLNAPNDAMGTATRTVFPISTIPTQVDFTGFTGANLTTNFPLWSEATSSIVPTGTTSLWTSQTGLNGAGNITARINLLTNTRNEWLVGPKFTATSTSQITFDAAVTAVGSVVTPSVMGSDDMVRVMVSTDCGISFTPVFTVSATNSLTTSFTNFVAPLGAYAGQNIIVAFLATDGPIDNLETYDFHLDNINLYNALPQDAGVSTLTKPALTGCYGAAENMVVTLNNYGSLPVTNIPVTVLVSGATSQTTNATFTGTIAPASSASFTVGTVNMTTAGIYNFTAYTALSGDGNLTNDTMAIVTRTVVGPSALPTSVSFTGFTGANLTANFPLWSEATGSATPTGSTSAWTSQNNLNGAGNVTARINLLAVSRNEWIVGPKFTATANSQISFDAAITAVGSVNTYSAMGSDDKVRVMVSTDCGLSYAPVFTVSATNSLTTLFTNFVVNLGAYAGQDIIVAFLAQDGPTDDLESYDFHLDNINLYNGSATDAGVTAIVTPSLGACYSANETMVVTVRNFGTASISNVPVSVYVGGALSQTITNTYPGPLASGASANFTVGTINMSVSGIYTITSTTGLAGDVNTFNDISTINRTVSPSLSIIGKNSLCLGDSTVLTAGGSAISYTWSTGANTNTIAVNPTSTTVYTLTASDGTCTAVKISTVTVTNPTISATGVAACSGTTVSLTASAFGPVNWYATPSATTPIASGNTYTTTAVANSTVYAEAKSTGTGSLQTLFSGGNSCGGGTMFDLTPTNGSIQIDSIDVNTTTAASSTFQLMLFYKVGTYLGNETSAAAWTAWDTVTAVSAGSGNASRVVFNPPLVIPASQLTGIFFNYPSSYTNGTNLYSNTDISVQTGAGLCSQFGGVNAGRMFNGNIYYTKVGCTSPRIPVTVTVNPAPTLSVTTTNSVLCAGSSATLIAYGATTYSWSTGQTTQGIIVSPTVTTSYTLTGTAGGCSKDTTITQVVGTCTGIDQLLVDNSGVIVYPNPSTGIYNVIVNQENTNATLVILDALGRVVLTDKLNSLSNTVNAEKLANGVYMYRIVNGNQTIKQGKLVKE; the protein is encoded by the coding sequence ATGAAAAAACAACTACTTATGTTTACGGTTTTATCGTTTTTTGCGATACAACTGTTTTCGCAGGTAACAGTAACCGGTGGTTCAACTGCTACTTATTCCAACGTTAATGCGGCCTTCGCTGCTATTAACGCAGGTACCCACACGGGTGCCATCACTATCGATATAACGGCCAGCACCACTGAGCCTTTAACACCAACACCTTTGGCGGCAAGCGGACAAGGTGCGGCTAACTACACTTCCATTATCATTCGTCCAACTGTAGTGGCTTCCATAAGCGGAGCTCCATCATCAGGTCGTGGTGTATTAGAGTTTGATGGTGCTGATAATATTACCATCGACGGTGATATTATTGGTGGTCCGGTTAACCGCGATCTAACCATTGAAAACACGAATGCTCCTAACATTACTGCTACCGCAGCTATTCGTTTAATCGGTCGCGCAACTTTAGGTTTAGGCGCCACTAATTATACGATAACAAATTGTAAAATTGCGGGTAGCACTCCGGGTAATGATGGTTTGAGTGGTAGTACCGTTACAACAAGTTATGGTTTATATGCAGGTACAAACGCAGCTAATTTAACTTCATCAGGTACTGGAAATGATTACGATAATATCACTGTGAGTAATTGCGAATTTACCCGTGCTTACTTTGGTTTGTATATTGGTGGTTTAACAACAGCTACTGCAGATAACTTAAATATTAACAATAATATTTTTGGTTCCGCCATTACTTCCGAAAAATTATCATATCGCGGAATTGAATTGAACAATGCTACTAACTCAATTATTTCACAAAACGAAATACTCGAATTAAAAGCTACATCATCAATTAGTAATGCCGGAATTTCTACGTTAGGAGGTTCTTCTAACTTAATTACTATTTCTCGTAATAAAATTTATGGTATTTGGTCTACAAGCACAGGTGGATGGGGCGCATACGGTGTCAATTTAGCAGGTGGTAACAATCACGTTGTTATAAATAACGTTATCTACGACATCATAACTACTAATTACAATTCTACTTCTACTACCTTTCAGGCTTTCGGTATTCGTTTAGCTTCCGGTACAGGACATAAGATTTTTTACAATAGTGTTAATTTATTCGGTGCTTTAGCGGGTGGAAGCACAACCAATTGTTATAGTGCTGCCTTTGTGGTAACCTCAACAGCAATTACAGGTATCGAAGTGAAGAATAATATTTTCAATAACATTCAGACTTCAACCGTTACAACGCCATTGTTTATGGCTATGTGGTTCCCTGCATCATACAATTTTTTAAATGCAAGTATTAATAATAATGCTTATACGGTTTCTAACGATGCCGCGCATTTTGTTGGTCGTGTTGGAACAGTTAACTATTCCACTGTTTCAAATTGGGCAGCTATCTCACAGGTAAATAACCCTACCAACGATAATGCTTCTGTTCCTCCTGTTAATGCAGGTGCTCCTTTCATTTCAAATACAAACTTAAATTTTGCTAATAATACGGTTACACCAATCGAATCAGGCGCTGTTACTACTACCGTTACAGGTATCGATCATGACGCGTTTACTCGTCCTAAGACCGGTGTGAACGCGAACACAAATCCTGATATGGGTGCCTATGAATTTGACGGTTTAGCAGGTGTGGCTACTGATGCCGGCGTTGCCTTTTTAGTGAGTCCGGCAACTAACGGTTGTTATGGCGCGGCAGAGAATTTAGTGGTAAGTGTTAAAAACTACGGTACCGCTTCTATTTCTAACATCCCTGTTACTGTAATTGTATCAGGTGCTGCTACTCAAACAAGTAATGCAACTTATCCCGGTCCGTTAGCCGCAGGTGCTTCTGCTAACTTCACCGTTGCAACATTGAACATGTTAACTGCAGGTACATATTCATTTAATGCCTACACATCTTTAGCGGGTGATTTGAATGCCCCTAATGATGCAATGGGAACTGCTACTCGTACGGTGTTTCCTATTTCTACTATTCCAACACAGGTTGATTTCACCGGATTTACAGGCGCGAACTTAACGACTAACTTCCCATTATGGAGCGAGGCTACAAGTTCAATCGTTCCTACCGGAACAACTTCATTATGGACTTCTCAAACCGGATTAAATGGTGCAGGAAACATTACTGCACGTATTAATTTATTAACTAATACACGTAACGAGTGGTTAGTTGGTCCGAAGTTTACAGCTACTTCAACATCTCAAATTACATTTGATGCAGCTGTTACTGCAGTTGGCAGTGTTGTTACTCCAAGTGTGATGGGAAGTGATGATATGGTTCGTGTAATGGTTTCTACTGATTGTGGTATTTCATTCACACCGGTATTCACAGTAAGTGCTACTAATAGTTTAACTACAAGTTTTACTAATTTTGTAGCTCCTTTAGGCGCTTATGCCGGACAAAATATTATCGTTGCGTTTTTAGCAACGGATGGCCCTATCGATAATTTAGAGACGTACGATTTTCATTTGGATAATATTAATTTATACAATGCTTTACCGCAGGATGCCGGTGTTAGCACATTAACAAAGCCTGCTTTAACAGGCTGTTATGGTGCAGCAGAAAATATGGTTGTTACACTTAATAACTATGGTTCTTTACCTGTAACAAATATTCCGGTTACTGTGTTAGTAAGTGGAGCAACGTCACAAACTACGAATGCTACATTTACAGGGACAATTGCTCCTGCTTCTTCTGCAAGCTTTACAGTTGGTACAGTTAATATGACCACTGCAGGTATTTATAATTTTACGGCTTATACTGCATTAAGTGGCGATGGTAATTTAACAAACGATACCATGGCTATTGTAACCCGTACTGTTGTTGGCCCTTCAGCCTTACCTACATCTGTTAGTTTCACCGGATTTACAGGCGCTAATTTAACCGCTAATTTTCCATTATGGAGTGAAGCAACAGGTTCTGCAACTCCAACAGGTTCAACTTCTGCATGGACTTCTCAAAACAATTTGAACGGCGCAGGTAATGTTACTGCAAGAATCAATTTACTCGCGGTTAGTCGTAACGAGTGGATAGTAGGTCCTAAGTTTACTGCAACGGCAAACTCTCAAATTTCATTTGACGCAGCCATCACAGCTGTAGGTTCGGTGAATACATATAGCGCCATGGGAAGTGATGATAAGGTTCGCGTGATGGTGTCTACAGATTGTGGATTAAGCTACGCTCCTGTATTCACAGTAAGCGCTACAAACAGCTTAACCACTTTATTTACAAATTTTGTTGTGAATTTAGGTGCTTATGCCGGACAAGATATTATTGTTGCTTTCTTAGCGCAAGATGGTCCAACCGATGATTTAGAATCATACGATTTTCATTTAGATAATATTAATCTTTATAACGGATCAGCAACTGATGCAGGTGTTACTGCTATTGTTACACCATCTTTAGGCGCATGTTATTCTGCAAATGAAACAATGGTAGTTACAGTTAGGAATTTTGGTACCGCATCAATCTCCAATGTCCCTGTAAGTGTTTATGTGGGTGGAGCATTGAGCCAAACCATCACGAATACTTATCCTGGTCCTTTGGCTTCAGGTGCAAGCGCGAACTTTACCGTTGGAACAATTAACATGAGTGTAAGTGGAATTTACACTATCACATCTACAACAGGTTTAGCAGGCGACGTTAACACATTTAATGATATAAGTACAATTAACAGAACTGTTAGCCCTTCCTTAAGTATTATTGGTAAAAACAGTTTATGTTTGGGCGACTCAACTGTTTTGACAGCAGGAGGAAGTGCAATTTCATACACGTGGAGTACAGGCGCAAATACGAATACAATTGCAGTGAATCCAACTTCAACCACTGTTTATACTTTAACGGCAAGTGATGGAACATGTACTGCTGTAAAAATTTCTACAGTAACGGTAACTAATCCAACCATTAGTGCAACAGGTGTTGCGGCCTGTTCAGGAACTACAGTTTCTTTAACAGCATCTGCATTCGGGCCTGTTAATTGGTATGCAACACCGAGCGCTACCACACCAATTGCATCCGGTAATACGTACACAACAACTGCAGTTGCTAACTCAACAGTGTATGCAGAGGCTAAATCAACAGGTACAGGAAGTTTACAAACTTTATTCTCAGGTGGAAATAGTTGTGGAGGTGGAACCATGTTTGATTTAACTCCTACTAATGGAAGTATACAAATTGATAGTATTGATGTTAATACAACCACTGCGGCGAGTTCAACATTCCAATTAATGTTATTCTATAAAGTAGGAACTTATTTAGGAAATGAAACTTCTGCAGCAGCATGGACAGCATGGGATACAGTTACAGCAGTAAGTGCGGGTAGTGGTAATGCTTCCAGAGTTGTTTTCAATCCTCCATTGGTTATTCCTGCTAGTCAGTTAACCGGTATTTTCTTTAACTATCCTTCATCTTATACTAATGGTACTAACCTTTATAGTAACACAGATATTTCAGTTCAAACCGGTGCCGGATTATGCTCTCAATTTGGTGGTGTAAATGCAGGACGTATGTTTAATGGTAATATCTATTACACAAAAGTAGGTTGTACGAGCCCTCGTATTCCGGTTACGGTTACTGTAAATCCGGCTCCAACATTAAGTGTTACTACTACTAATTCAGTTTTATGTGCAGGAAGCTCAGCAACTTTAATTGCATACGGCGCTACAACTTATTCCTGGAGTACAGGACAAACCACACAAGGTATTATTGTTTCTCCAACGGTTACTACTTCTTATACTTTAACAGGTACTGCAGGTGGATGTTCAAAAGATACAACCATAACTCAGGTAGTAGGAACTTGTACAGGTATCGATCAGTTATTAGTTGATAATTCAGGTGTAATTGTTTATCCAAATCCAAGTACAGGTATATACAATGTAATTGTAAATCAAGAAAACACTAATGCTACTTTGGTAATTTTAGATGCTCTGGGTCGTGTTGTGTTAACTGATAAATTAAATTCCTTGAGCAATACCGTTAACGCCGAAAAATTAGCAAACGGTGTTTACATGTATCGCATTGTTAATGGTAACCAAACCATCAAACAAGGCAAATTAGTTAAGGAGTAA